One region of bacterium genomic DNA includes:
- a CDS encoding CocE/NonD family hydrolase, with amino-acid sequence MTESALPADEQTFSEVRDGMRVDWDVPIPMDDGLVLRADVYRPDDDGRYPVLASYGPYAKGLAFQEGYPSAWNRMAEEHPDVVAGSTNKYQNWEVCDPEKWVPDGYVCLRIDARGCGRSPGYIDHFSPRETQDLYDCIEWAAVQPWSDGKIGLSGVSYYAMNQWSVASRQPPHLVAMIPWEGAAEWYRDSTHHGGIVSTFWDNWYDMQVKTVQHGLGTRGSTNPNTGELVSGPPTLSEEELAANRCAFGGDIIEHAFDDDYHADRSPVWDKVVVPFLSSANWGGQGLHPRGNFEAYTRSASPQRWLEVHGIEHWTEYYTDYGVRLQKRFFGHFLKGTDTGWESQPRVLLQVRHMDRFVERAEEDWPIPRTDWRRMYLHANGQLRVNPCAKTETLSYEATGDGLTFLTAPTTEETEITGPLAAKLFVSSSTVDADLFVVFRVFDPDGDEVTFMGAVDPHTPIAQGWLRASHRKLDPELSLPWRPYHTHAEADHQPLVPGEIYELDIEIWPTCIVVPPGYRIGFSVRGRDYEYGGDTSGLMLSNFKNELRGCGPFLHNDPRDRPPEIFENEVTLHFSPEHRNHVLVPVIPPA; translated from the coding sequence ATGACCGAGAGTGCTCTGCCTGCTGACGAACAGACCTTCAGCGAGGTGCGCGACGGGATGCGCGTCGACTGGGACGTGCCCATCCCGATGGACGACGGCCTGGTGCTGCGCGCCGACGTGTACCGGCCCGACGACGACGGGCGCTACCCGGTGCTGGCGTCCTACGGCCCCTACGCCAAGGGACTGGCGTTCCAGGAGGGTTATCCCAGCGCCTGGAACCGGATGGCCGAAGAGCATCCCGACGTGGTGGCCGGCTCCACGAACAAGTACCAGAACTGGGAGGTCTGCGACCCCGAGAAGTGGGTGCCCGACGGCTACGTGTGCCTGCGCATAGACGCCAGGGGCTGCGGCCGTTCGCCCGGCTACATCGACCACTTCTCGCCGCGTGAGACCCAGGACCTCTACGACTGCATCGAGTGGGCCGCGGTGCAACCCTGGAGCGACGGAAAGATCGGGCTCTCGGGGGTGTCGTACTACGCCATGAACCAGTGGTCTGTGGCTTCCCGGCAGCCGCCGCACCTCGTGGCCATGATCCCCTGGGAGGGCGCCGCGGAGTGGTACCGGGACTCCACCCACCACGGCGGCATCGTCAGCACGTTCTGGGACAACTGGTACGACATGCAGGTCAAGACCGTGCAACACGGCCTCGGCACCCGTGGTTCGACCAATCCCAACACGGGGGAGCTGGTATCGGGTCCGCCCACGCTCAGCGAGGAGGAACTCGCCGCCAATCGCTGCGCCTTCGGCGGCGACATCATCGAGCACGCCTTCGACGACGATTACCACGCCGACCGCTCACCGGTGTGGGACAAAGTGGTGGTGCCGTTCCTCTCCTCGGCCAACTGGGGTGGCCAGGGTCTGCACCCGCGAGGCAACTTCGAGGCCTACACCCGGTCGGCATCACCCCAACGCTGGCTGGAGGTGCACGGCATCGAGCACTGGACCGAGTACTACACCGACTACGGGGTGAGGTTGCAGAAGCGGTTCTTCGGGCACTTCCTGAAGGGAACCGACACGGGCTGGGAGAGCCAGCCGCGGGTGCTCCTGCAGGTGCGCCACATGGATCGCTTCGTCGAGCGGGCCGAGGAGGACTGGCCGATCCCGCGCACCGACTGGCGCCGGATGTACCTGCACGCCAACGGGCAACTGCGCGTCAATCCCTGCGCCAAGACCGAGACGCTCTCCTACGAGGCGACGGGCGACGGGCTGACCTTCCTGACCGCGCCGACGACCGAGGAGACGGAGATCACCGGCCCGCTGGCGGCGAAGCTGTTCGTCTCGTCGTCGACGGTCGATGCCGACCTGTTCGTCGTGTTCCGGGTATTCGACCCCGACGGTGACGAGGTGACCTTCATGGGGGCGGTCGATCCGCACACGCCGATCGCCCAGGGATGGCTGCGGGCGAGTCACCGCAAACTCGATCCCGAACTCTCGCTGCCGTGGCGGCCCTACCACACCCACGCCGAGGCGGATCACCAGCCGCTGGTCCCCGGTGAGATCTACGAGCTGGACATCGAGATCTGGCCCACGTGCATCGTCGTGCCGCCAGGCTACCGGATCGGCTTCAGCGTGCGCGGCCGGGACTACGAGTACGGCGGCGACACCTCGGGCCTCATGCTGTCCAACTTCAAGAACGAGCTACGAGGCTGCGGGCCGTTCCTGCACAACGACCCCCGCGACCGCCCGCCGGAGATCTTCGAGAACGAGGTGACCCTGCACTTCAGCCCCGAGCACCGCAACCACGTCCTGGTCCCGGTCATCCCGCCCGCGTGA
- a CDS encoding glucose 1-dehydrogenase: MGRDSQARRFEDRVVIITGAAGGIGRAAARRFASEGASVVAVDLASSDLQATAAAVAAEGGEVTTVTADVRSDGDVAAYVAATLDTHGRVDALFNNAGVEGPIASLVDCPADGFDHVMDVNVRGVWLGIKHAGPAIATSGGGAIVNTASRLGTVGLATMGAYVASKHAVIGLTRTAALEFAPLDVRVNAVAPAPVDTRMIRSIEQGMNPDDPVAVREIIASQVPLARYCRPDEVAAVAAFLCSDDAAYMTGTVVPIDGGSQAAG, translated from the coding sequence ATGGGCAGAGACAGTCAGGCTCGACGGTTCGAGGATCGGGTCGTCATCATCACCGGGGCGGCCGGCGGCATCGGTCGGGCGGCGGCGCGGCGCTTCGCTTCCGAGGGCGCCAGCGTCGTGGCGGTGGACTTGGCAAGCAGCGACCTCCAGGCCACGGCTGCCGCGGTAGCCGCCGAAGGCGGGGAGGTCACGACGGTCACCGCCGACGTCCGCTCCGACGGCGACGTGGCCGCCTACGTGGCGGCGACGCTCGATACTCACGGAAGAGTGGACGCCCTGTTCAACAACGCGGGCGTCGAGGGTCCGATCGCTTCGCTGGTCGACTGCCCCGCCGACGGCTTCGACCACGTGATGGACGTCAACGTCCGCGGCGTCTGGCTGGGCATCAAGCACGCGGGTCCGGCGATCGCGACCTCAGGCGGCGGGGCGATCGTCAACACGGCGTCACGGCTGGGCACGGTCGGGCTTGCGACAATGGGCGCCTACGTCGCCAGCAAGCACGCCGTCATCGGTCTCACGAGGACGGCGGCGCTCGAGTTCGCCCCACTCGACGTGCGCGTCAACGCGGTGGCACCGGCGCCCGTGGACACTCGCATGATCCGAAGCATCGAGCAGGGTATGAACCCCGATGATCCAGTCGCAGTACGGGAGATCATCGCCTCCCAGGTACCGCTGGCGCGCTACTGCAGACCGGACGAGGTGGCCGCGGTGGCGGCGTTCCTCTGCAGCGACGACGCCGCCTACATGACCGGCACCGTGGTGCCCATCGACGGCGGCTCCCAAGCAGCCGGCTGA
- a CDS encoding DUF499 domain-containing protein, whose protein sequence is MVMSNSERIGRALDLVRDGLGPACAAAWEGFYGPDWPGEVNRRLHSPAGNPSAGDVSFVFKGVKATWGEVFGHGFGPAVRSLVFELAEVRNRWAHQEPFSSDDTARALDSMERVLEAFGDTAERHRIRELRRGLMRQMFEEESRAERRRTAAKPTEGQPQAGLVPWREIVAPHADVREGRLEQAEFAADLYEVVQGSADAEYGDPREFFARTYLTQGLRDLLLGAARRLSGEGGDPVIELQTNFGGGKTHSMIALYHLASPAAASDLPGVGELLSEAGVSLPEQVARAVLVGHVISPGAPLPAEDGIELRTMWGHLAYQLGGRDGYEMVRADDEAGTNPGAALRELFERFGPAVVLIDEWVAYARQLRDGHIDGADTAGGDRDGGSGGRRLPGGDFDTQFTFAQALTEAAAAVPNVVVLITVPASDIEVGGDRGRTALERLKNVVTRTAAQWQPASPDESFEIVRRRLFDPVPPERAKVRDGVVRAFSGMYRDGSGEFPSGVGEVDYRKRMELSYPIHPVLFDRLFGDWSALDKFQRTRGVLRLMALAISQLWQRGDQSLLIMPANLPMDSGTLVSEMKKYLEEGWDPVIKSDVDGPNSLPLRIDNDTPHFGRLSAARRAARTVYMGSAPRPDAKRGVDLRSVVLGCTQPGEPPGQFADALKRLSGEATHLYVDGNQYWYSLQPNVTRMAADRAASNYTDRDADDEAKRRLNRQRDRGSFAAVQVFADAPGDVPDNDDGVRLVVLAPDATHSTGDENSPAVALAERILAQREGGPRLNRNMLVFTAAAANRLGELRAAARSHLAWCSIVDDSASLDLTAHQASQARTKQSDTSQQVDALIAETFTQVLIPTQKPGTPGVDWQTARASTDGDIGARVSRKLASSEELIARLGGVRVRMDVDRYDLWSGRGDISVRELWQTYARYPYMARLSSFDVLTHAISDGTANMNWTQDTFAYAEDHDGEKWVGIQKAQHVAASPGGLLIYPDFVPTPAPPADEDEPSAEGENGDAGELGGADATRPEEPGPATPRATQFYAQFDLDPVRGIKQLGQILEHVSARLGSDLELSLELRANKPDGYDDATQRIVSENATNLGAEASEFE, encoded by the coding sequence ATGGTGATGAGCAACAGCGAGCGCATCGGTCGGGCGCTCGACCTGGTGCGCGACGGGCTGGGCCCGGCCTGCGCGGCTGCCTGGGAGGGGTTCTACGGCCCCGACTGGCCCGGCGAGGTGAACAGGCGGCTGCACAGCCCGGCGGGCAACCCCAGCGCCGGTGATGTGTCGTTCGTGTTCAAGGGTGTGAAGGCCACGTGGGGCGAGGTGTTCGGCCACGGCTTCGGCCCGGCAGTCCGGTCGCTGGTCTTCGAGTTGGCCGAGGTGCGCAACCGTTGGGCGCATCAGGAGCCGTTCAGCAGCGACGACACCGCCCGCGCGCTGGATTCCATGGAGCGGGTGCTCGAAGCGTTCGGCGACACCGCAGAGCGTCACAGGATCCGGGAGCTGCGCCGCGGGCTGATGCGGCAGATGTTCGAGGAGGAGTCCCGCGCGGAGCGTCGTAGGACGGCGGCGAAGCCCACGGAGGGTCAACCTCAGGCGGGTCTGGTGCCGTGGCGGGAGATCGTCGCGCCTCACGCTGACGTGCGGGAGGGTCGTCTGGAGCAGGCGGAGTTCGCCGCCGACCTGTATGAGGTGGTGCAGGGCAGCGCCGACGCAGAGTACGGCGACCCGCGGGAGTTCTTCGCCCGCACCTACCTCACGCAGGGGTTGCGCGACCTCCTGTTGGGGGCGGCGCGGCGGCTATCGGGCGAGGGTGGCGACCCCGTGATCGAGTTGCAGACCAACTTCGGGGGCGGCAAGACCCACAGCATGATCGCCCTGTACCACCTGGCGTCACCGGCGGCGGCCAGCGACCTGCCCGGGGTTGGCGAACTGCTCAGCGAGGCGGGCGTGTCACTCCCGGAGCAGGTTGCGCGGGCAGTGCTGGTGGGCCACGTGATATCCCCGGGCGCGCCGCTGCCCGCCGAGGACGGCATCGAACTGCGCACCATGTGGGGCCACTTGGCCTACCAACTCGGGGGCCGGGACGGCTACGAGATGGTGCGCGCCGACGACGAGGCCGGAACCAACCCGGGTGCGGCGCTGCGGGAGTTGTTCGAGCGGTTCGGCCCGGCGGTGGTGCTGATCGACGAGTGGGTGGCCTACGCCCGCCAACTGCGCGACGGGCACATCGACGGAGCGGACACTGCCGGCGGCGATCGAGACGGCGGCAGCGGTGGGCGGCGCCTGCCCGGCGGCGATTTCGACACGCAGTTCACGTTCGCGCAGGCGCTGACCGAGGCGGCCGCGGCGGTGCCGAACGTGGTGGTGCTGATCACGGTGCCCGCGTCGGACATCGAGGTGGGGGGCGACCGGGGGCGCACGGCGTTGGAGCGGCTGAAGAACGTGGTGACGCGCACGGCGGCGCAGTGGCAGCCGGCGTCGCCGGATGAGTCGTTCGAGATCGTGCGGCGGCGGCTGTTCGATCCGGTCCCGCCGGAGCGGGCGAAGGTGCGTGACGGCGTGGTCCGGGCGTTCAGCGGGATGTACCGGGACGGGTCCGGCGAATTCCCGTCGGGCGTGGGCGAAGTCGACTACCGCAAACGGATGGAGTTGTCGTACCCGATCCATCCAGTGTTGTTCGACCGGCTCTTCGGCGACTGGTCGGCGCTGGACAAGTTCCAGCGCACCAGGGGCGTGCTGCGGCTGATGGCCCTGGCCATCTCGCAGCTCTGGCAGCGCGGCGACCAGTCATTGCTGATCATGCCCGCCAACCTGCCGATGGACTCCGGCACGCTCGTGAGTGAGATGAAGAAATACCTGGAGGAGGGCTGGGACCCGGTCATCAAGTCCGACGTGGACGGCCCGAACTCCCTGCCGCTGCGGATCGACAACGACACGCCGCACTTCGGGCGCCTGTCGGCCGCCCGGCGCGCCGCCCGCACGGTCTACATGGGCTCGGCGCCCCGGCCCGACGCCAAGCGGGGCGTGGACCTGCGCTCGGTGGTGCTGGGGTGCACCCAGCCCGGCGAGCCGCCCGGCCAGTTCGCCGACGCACTGAAGCGGCTGTCGGGCGAGGCGACGCACCTGTACGTGGACGGCAACCAGTACTGGTACTCCCTGCAGCCCAACGTCACCCGGATGGCCGCCGACCGGGCCGCGTCCAACTACACCGACCGCGACGCCGACGACGAAGCCAAACGGAGGCTCAATCGCCAGCGCGACCGGGGGAGCTTCGCCGCGGTGCAGGTGTTCGCCGATGCGCCCGGCGACGTGCCCGACAACGACGACGGCGTGCGACTGGTGGTCCTGGCGCCGGATGCCACCCACTCGACCGGTGACGAGAACTCGCCGGCGGTGGCGCTGGCGGAGCGGATCCTGGCGCAGCGCGAAGGCGGCCCGCGGTTGAACCGCAACATGCTGGTGTTCACGGCGGCGGCGGCGAACCGGCTCGGGGAACTGCGGGCGGCTGCCAGGTCGCACCTGGCGTGGTGCTCGATCGTCGACGACTCCGCATCGCTCGATCTGACAGCACACCAGGCGAGCCAGGCCCGGACCAAGCAGTCCGACACCTCCCAGCAGGTCGACGCCCTGATCGCCGAGACGTTCACCCAGGTGCTGATCCCCACGCAGAAGCCGGGCACCCCCGGCGTGGACTGGCAGACCGCCAGAGCGAGCACCGACGGCGACATCGGCGCCCGCGTGAGCCGCAAGCTCGCCAGCAGCGAAGAACTGATCGCCCGCCTCGGCGGCGTCCGAGTACGCATGGACGTCGACCGCTACGACCTCTGGTCCGGTCGGGGCGACATCTCCGTGCGGGAGCTGTGGCAGACCTACGCCCGCTACCCGTACATGGCCCGCCTGAGTTCCTTCGATGTCCTTACCCACGCCATCAGCGATGGCACCGCCAACATGAACTGGACGCAGGACACCTTCGCCTACGCCGAAGACCACGACGGTGAGAAGTGGGTGGGCATCCAGAAGGCGCAGCATGTCGCGGCGAGTCCCGGCGGGCTGCTCATCTACCCGGACTTCGTGCCGACGCCGGCGCCACCGGCGGACGAGGATGAGCCCAGCGCCGAGGGCGAAAACGGCGACGCAGGTGAGCTGGGCGGCGCCGATGCAACCCGACCAGAGGAACCAGGTCCGGCTACGCCCAGAGCCACGCAGTTCTACGCCCAGTTCGACCTCGACCCAGTCCGCGGAATCAAGCAGCTAGGCCAGATCCTCGAGCACGTCAGCGCTCGCCTCGGGTCCGACCTCGAACTCTCCCTCGAACTCCGAGCCAACAAGCCCGACGGATACGACGACGCCACCCAACGAATCGTCTCGGAGAACGCCACCAACCTCGGAGCAGAGGCAAGCGAGTTCGAGTAG
- a CDS encoding YHYH protein: MFAVAGLLAGAGCAAASGAPGTGERGAGGPLLSAWLVPAEALPAASVEAPERWWRRNHHFDLLEDHEPADTSDFIALEGTPEPPAPTEVAVRATAVEVLRAGDGPLVAVKVADEAGGRDVVAGLFPLEPSPASAPVATGPAPIGLWVTGAPILGWSGGGSYRGEGAWHNVAPGAVSDDGFSCAGPAADESAPHVYPECLALHLGDDSARHSPVYGFAADGYPVHGPWADLELLARSSWRLRDYDTVGSATGCADAGRRTCLLSHPLDPGAGTVPAPAPGPDTADVPAGAFFEDYWFDISLDDGAPHALDAFNGHSHDDLGYHYHITRIQNGDGSFTDVFPYIVGPWFRGELRPGDPHAGGPRLPEGAATSASPAIDEPAEPPSPTPGPPALCVPRVTVCD, translated from the coding sequence GTGTTCGCCGTCGCCGGGCTGCTGGCAGGCGCCGGCTGTGCGGCAGCCTCAGGGGCTCCCGGCACCGGCGAGCGGGGGGCGGGCGGACCCCTATTGTCCGCCTGGCTCGTTCCCGCCGAGGCCCTGCCCGCAGCGAGCGTCGAGGCGCCCGAACGGTGGTGGCGGCGGAACCACCACTTCGACCTGCTGGAGGACCACGAACCCGCGGACACAAGCGACTTCATAGCGCTGGAAGGCACACCCGAGCCACCGGCGCCGACCGAGGTGGCGGTACGAGCCACCGCCGTGGAAGTGCTGCGGGCGGGAGACGGTCCCCTCGTAGCCGTGAAGGTGGCGGACGAGGCGGGCGGAAGAGACGTCGTCGCGGGCCTGTTCCCCCTCGAACCGTCCCCCGCGTCGGCGCCGGTGGCCACCGGTCCGGCGCCGATCGGCCTGTGGGTGACCGGCGCCCCCATCCTCGGTTGGAGCGGCGGCGGGTCCTACCGCGGCGAGGGCGCCTGGCACAACGTGGCGCCCGGTGCGGTGAGCGACGACGGGTTCTCCTGTGCCGGACCCGCCGCCGACGAGTCGGCGCCGCACGTCTACCCGGAGTGCCTGGCGCTGCACCTCGGCGACGACAGCGCCCGCCACTCCCCCGTCTACGGCTTCGCCGCCGACGGCTACCCGGTGCACGGCCCCTGGGCCGACCTGGAACTCCTGGCGCGCAGCTCCTGGAGGCTCCGGGACTACGACACGGTGGGATCGGCAACAGGGTGCGCTGACGCCGGGCGCCGGACGTGCCTGTTGTCCCATCCGCTGGACCCCGGCGCGGGCACGGTGCCGGCGCCCGCCCCGGGACCCGACACCGCTGATGTGCCCGCAGGCGCGTTCTTCGAGGACTACTGGTTCGACATCAGCCTCGACGACGGGGCGCCGCACGCCCTCGACGCCTTCAACGGCCATTCCCACGACGACTTGGGCTACCACTACCACATCACCCGCATCCAGAACGGCGACGGCAGCTTCACCGACGTATTCCCCTACATCGTCGGCCCCTGGTTCCGCGGCGAGCTGCGCCCCGGAGACCCCCACGCCGGCGGCCCCCGCCTCCCCGAAGGTGCCGCCACGTCCGCTTCGCCGGCCATCGACGAGCCTGCTGAGCCACCGAGCCCAACGCCCGGGCCGCCCGCTCTCTGCGTCCCCCGCGTCACCGTCTGCGATTGA
- a CDS encoding VOC family protein, which translates to MAKLTKLDHGSLCVGDIEKAVWFYGDLLGLEPLPRPDFGFPGAWFDAGGTPVHLTTGGFTRNDAAELRPNDGHLAFLVDDLEEMTDELTEADVEWWELPNSPAADRQIFFRDPWGNMIEITRY; encoded by the coding sequence ATGGCGAAGCTGACGAAGTTGGATCACGGCAGCCTCTGCGTGGGCGACATCGAAAAGGCAGTGTGGTTCTACGGTGACCTGCTGGGATTGGAGCCATTGCCCCGACCCGACTTCGGGTTCCCGGGCGCCTGGTTCGACGCCGGTGGCACACCGGTCCATCTCACGACCGGCGGCTTCACGCGGAACGACGCTGCCGAGTTGCGACCCAACGATGGGCACTTGGCGTTCCTCGTCGACGACCTCGAGGAGATGACCGACGAACTCACCGAGGCGGACGTGGAGTGGTGGGAGTTGCCCAACTCGCCGGCCGCCGACCGGCAGATCTTCTTCCGCGACCCGTGGGGCAACATGATCGAGATCACCCGCTACTGA
- a CDS encoding Uma2 family endonuclease, with amino-acid sequence MAELSVLDSQGVRGELIRGVLTEMTPAGQEHGEIVTNLVAALFNFVKPRRLGRLTASDAGVWLERDPDTVREPDIAYFSAERMPPGVRVTGYSEISPDLVVEVASPGDSRREVRDKARMWLSHGVRLVWVVDPDNRTVDVHRPGNPVVALAAGDALDGMDVLPGFSCPVSTVFDT; translated from the coding sequence GTGGCCGAACTTTCAGTTCTCGACAGCCAGGGTGTGCGCGGTGAGTTGATCAGGGGGGTGCTTACCGAGATGACGCCGGCAGGGCAGGAACACGGCGAGATCGTCACGAATCTCGTTGCGGCGCTGTTCAATTTCGTCAAGCCCCGCAGGCTGGGCCGGTTGACGGCCTCCGATGCCGGCGTCTGGTTGGAGCGGGACCCCGACACCGTGCGCGAGCCGGACATCGCCTACTTCTCCGCGGAGCGGATGCCGCCGGGGGTCCGTGTGACCGGCTATTCCGAGATCTCGCCCGACCTCGTCGTGGAGGTCGCCTCGCCGGGTGACAGTCGCCGGGAAGTCCGTGACAAGGCGCGGATGTGGCTGAGCCACGGCGTGCGCCTGGTGTGGGTGGTGGATCCCGACAACCGCACGGTGGATGTGCACCGCCCAGGCAACCCGGTCGTAGCGCTCGCCGCCGGCGACGCCTTGGACGGCATGGACGTACTCCCTGGCTTCTCCTGCCCCGTTAGCACCGTCTTCGACACATAG
- a CDS encoding type II toxin-antitoxin system PemK/MazF family toxin has product MMRRGEIRIVDFNPALGSEASKLRPAIVVSNDDSNRAVEHLGRGVVTVVPLTSNVRRVYPYQVFLGASETGLRSDSKAQAELVRSVATERVGRRLGVLPVDLLDSLNEALRLHLAL; this is encoded by the coding sequence CTGATGCGTCGCGGCGAAATCCGGATCGTCGACTTCAACCCCGCCCTCGGGTCCGAGGCGAGCAAGCTTCGCCCGGCGATCGTGGTCAGCAACGACGACTCCAACCGAGCGGTTGAGCACTTGGGGCGAGGCGTCGTGACCGTCGTACCACTGACATCGAACGTCCGACGTGTCTATCCCTATCAGGTGTTCCTTGGTGCGTCGGAGACAGGTCTGCGTTCCGATTCCAAGGCTCAGGCTGAACTGGTGCGCTCGGTGGCGACCGAACGGGTCGGTCGGCGGCTCGGTGTCCTGCCCGTTGACCTATTGGATTCGCTCAACGAGGCTCTCCGGCTTCACTTGGCGCTCTGA
- a CDS encoding class II aldolase/adducin family protein, protein MNSEIERLKAEVSATARMMAAARLVEGFGHASARLDGGGFLMTSTSPLLAHTAEEILTVDDEGEAIDAPAGKPLEIVIHAGIYRARPDVGAVCRGHGAAMAAWGVRGEPVPLLHGMGGLAGETVPVHHDLALITTLESGDRMAATLGGNKSMLLLANGGVATGADLLEAATRLWYLEERCRVAVEAGPVERPEGAWPERLGSSAPELVRAKAWFAARFGDG, encoded by the coding sequence ATGAACTCCGAGATTGAACGACTCAAGGCCGAGGTGTCGGCGACGGCGCGGATGATGGCGGCCGCCCGGTTGGTGGAGGGGTTCGGCCACGCCTCGGCGCGGCTCGATGGCGGCGGCTTCCTGATGACATCCACGTCACCCCTGCTCGCGCACACCGCCGAGGAGATCCTCACCGTCGACGATGAGGGCGAGGCGATCGACGCGCCTGCGGGCAAGCCGCTGGAGATCGTCATCCACGCTGGGATCTACCGGGCGCGCCCCGACGTCGGCGCCGTCTGCCGCGGCCACGGCGCGGCCATGGCGGCCTGGGGCGTGCGCGGCGAACCGGTCCCGCTCCTGCACGGCATGGGCGGCCTGGCCGGCGAGACAGTGCCCGTCCACCACGACCTGGCCCTCATCACCACGCTCGAGTCGGGCGACCGCATGGCGGCCACGCTGGGCGGGAACAAGTCGATGCTGCTTCTGGCCAACGGCGGCGTGGCCACCGGAGCGGACCTGCTGGAGGCCGCCACGCGCCTGTGGTACCTGGAGGAGCGCTGCCGCGTGGCCGTGGAGGCCGGGCCGGTGGAGCGGCCGGAGGGGGCCTGGCCGGAGCGCCTCGGCAGCAGCGCCCCCGAGCTGGTGCGGGCCAAGGCCTGGTTCGCAGCCCGTTTCGGCGACGGCTGA